A window of the Oncorhynchus kisutch isolate 150728-3 linkage group LG12, Okis_V2, whole genome shotgun sequence genome harbors these coding sequences:
- the serpina10a gene encoding serpin peptidase inhibitor, clade A (alpha-1 antiproteinase, antitrypsin), member 10a, which translates to MTSRLLPLLACIPLLAMPLLAQEPSAGEIQDLSTRNADFAARLYRAIASTTDDNVLLSPFTVSLGLAALMSGADGSTREQLLQGLSLNALDHLRIPELFQSVRESMAQSGFVNQGIGILPRQQFKVDSTYRDVVQTKYGGNVQGLDYSEGGAKDTINQFFYTYTREQVKEVVSAIDPQTQMMLITAIFFQGQFALTFNTSFTQDERFYVNKYKIAMVPMMFRSDKYHLAYDRSLKLGVLKLPMTGGAAMLVLLPDEDVDYTSIDEEITGERFQGWLKQLKRTRLEVQLPRFILEQSYSLQKVLPGLGISEVFQDSADFSGIGGETGLRLSEVVHKAAITVDETSSTGNVHAPNIFASLPPRLTVNRPFLFLIYHQATSSILFMGRVIDPTKK; encoded by the exons ATGACGTCCAGACTCCTCCCCCTCCTGGCGTGCATCCCACTCCTCGCCATGCCACTTTTGGCACAGGAGCCCAGCGCTGGGGAAATCCAGGACCTGAGCACCAGAAATGCTGACTTTGCCGCCCGGCTGTACCGTGCCATTGCTAGCACCACTGATGACAACGTCCTTCTCTCCCCATTCACCGTATCTCTGGGCTTAGCTGCATTGATGAGTGGCGCCGACGGCTCTACACGCGAGCAACTCCTTCAGGGCCTGAGTCTGAATGCTCTCGACCACCTAAGGATCCCAG AACTGTTCCAGAGTGTCCGGGAGAGCATGGCCCAGAGTGGGTTTGTGAACCAGGGTATCGGCATCCTTCCACGCCAGCAGTTCAAAGTGGACTCGACCTACCGAGACGTTGTGCAGACCAAGTATGGAGGAAATGTCCAGGGGCTGGACTATAGCGAAGGGGGTGCCAAGGACACCATCAACCAGTTTTTCTACACCTACACCAGGGAGCAGGTGAAGGAGGTGGTCAGCGCCATCGACCCCCAGACCCAGATGATGCTAATCACTGCCATTTTCTTTCAAG GCCAGTTTGCCCTCACCTTCAATACCAGCTTCACCCAGGACGAGCGCTTCTACGTGAACAAGTACAAAATTGCCATGGTCCCCATGATGTTCCGCTCCGACAAGTACCACCTGGCGTACGACCGCTCTCTCAAGCTCGGTGTCCTGAAGCTGCCCATGACGGGCGGCGCCGCCATGCTGGTGCTTCTGCCCGACGAGGACGTGGACTACACGTCCATTGACGAGGAGATCACGGGAGAACGCTTCCAAGGCTGGCTCAAACAACTCAAGAGGAC AAGGCTGGAGGTGCAGCTGCCTAGATTTATACTGGAGCAGTCATACTCCCTGCAGAAGGTCCTGCCAGGCCTCGGGATCAGCGAGGTCTTCCAGGACAGCGCTGACTTCTCTGGCATCGGTGGGGAAACGGGCCTGAGGCTCTctgag GTTGTGCACAAGGCGGCCATCACCGTGGACGAGACCAGCAGCACCGGGAATGTTCATGCCCCGAACATCTTCGCTAGTCTACCTCCTCGGCTCACCGTCAACCGGCCTTTCCTCTTCCTCATTTACCACCAGGCCACCAGCAGCATTCTCTTCATGGGCAGGGTGATCGACCCCACCAAGAAGTAA